In Desmospora activa DSM 45169, a single window of DNA contains:
- a CDS encoding PepSY domain-containing protein yields MRKTGLVVLVGAVIIAGAGFGVNKIFAGESDPTLTVQEVTQKVEERYPGKVKEVERDDKGSHVVYEIELAGSNGEYEIKMDANTGEILKVEQQQVLTDDTAKDSKDGNDDEHQSDNTVARDDDQEQKPSDDQGQKQPKDKKRISYEQAKKVALSKFDGKITEIELDEDDGRWIYDVEIKNGKQEADVEIDAYTGEVLFMSVENDD; encoded by the coding sequence ATGAGAAAAACAGGATTGGTTGTGTTGGTGGGAGCCGTTATAATCGCAGGAGCAGGATTTGGCGTCAATAAGATTTTTGCTGGTGAGAGTGATCCCACTTTAACCGTTCAGGAAGTTACCCAAAAAGTGGAGGAACGCTATCCGGGAAAGGTGAAAGAAGTGGAGCGGGATGATAAGGGTTCCCATGTGGTATATGAAATCGAGCTGGCGGGTTCCAACGGTGAATATGAGATCAAAATGGATGCCAACACGGGTGAAATTTTAAAGGTGGAGCAACAACAAGTCTTGACGGATGATACCGCCAAAGATAGTAAGGACGGCAACGATGATGAACATCAATCTGATAATACCGTAGCTCGGGACGATGATCAGGAGCAAAAACCGTCCGATGACCAAGGCCAAAAACAGCCAAAGGACAAGAAGCGTATCAGCTACGAGCAGGCCAAAAAGGTCGCTTTAAGTAAATTTGACGGTAAGATCACTGAAATTGAATTGGATGAAGACGATGGCCGTTGGATCTACGATGTGGAAATAAAAAATGGCAAACAAGAAGCCGATGTAGAAATTGATGCCTATACCGGTGAGGTTCTGTTCATGTCTGTAGAAAATGATGATTAA